The bacterium nucleotide sequence CCAGCGCGAAGATCTGCCCCTGCATCGCGGCGGGCGCCGTGTATTTATTGAAGGCGACCAGGTTGATGTTGGCGGCGTTGAGCATCAATTCGATGCCCATCAGGATCGCCACGCCGTTCCGCCGGGTCAGCACGGCGTAGACGCCCAGGGCGAAGACCAGCGCGCTCAGGACCAGATAATGGGTCAGCGTGATCACGCCTACTCCTCTTTCCGGGCGATGATGATCGCGCCGATCAGCGACACCAGGAGCACCACCGACGTCCCTTCGAAGACGAGCACGTTGGGCCCGAGGAAACTCTCCCCGATCGCGCCCGGAGTGTAGGCAGGCAGGGTCCCGCTCCCCCGGCCCCATGCGGTGTGGGTGACCCCGATCGCCAGCATCGCGGCGAGGG carries:
- the nuoK gene encoding NADH-quinone oxidoreductase subunit NuoK; the protein is MTLTHYLVLSALVFALGVYAVLTRRNGVAILMGIELMLNAANINLVAFNKYTAPAAMQGQIFALVVITLAACEAAVGLALMLAVYRSVETIDVDEINLMKW